In Mucilaginibacter celer, one DNA window encodes the following:
- a CDS encoding DUF2264 domain-containing protein, which produces MMKRAVLWMLLLCGCLPASAQNKPANGLADRKLWLDYLDKIARPVISNLANDKLKQNMPVMLADNTDSKESRTKVAYLEAFGRTLSGIAPWLQLEGGNAAEVKLRDQYRQWTLKAIANAVNPQANDYLEWSGGQPLVDASFMALGLIRAPWLWEHLDGQTKKNVVEVMKTTRATVPVYSNWILFSGMIEAFFCKYDLGDDPVRTEYGIREFTEHWYVGDGMYSDGMNFHLDYYNSIVIQPYLSTILQVEAEKKDKYKAQAEKAKKIEQRYAQILERLINADGSYPATGRSIVYRGGVFHHLANVAFNRQLPASLPPAQVRCALTAMIKKTLEAPSTFTKDGWLNIGLYGKQPGLADFYITTGSLYLCTDAFLPLGLPETDEFWSASSLPWTAVKIWSGQDVPADHALDIK; this is translated from the coding sequence ATGATGAAGAGGGCTGTTTTATGGATGTTATTGCTTTGCGGATGCTTACCGGCATCGGCACAAAATAAACCTGCCAATGGTTTAGCCGATAGAAAACTGTGGTTGGATTACCTGGATAAAATAGCCCGCCCGGTAATATCCAACCTTGCAAACGATAAGCTGAAGCAAAACATGCCCGTAATGCTTGCCGATAATACCGACAGTAAAGAAAGCCGCACAAAAGTAGCCTACCTCGAAGCCTTTGGCCGCACGCTAAGCGGCATAGCCCCATGGCTGCAGCTGGAAGGTGGTAATGCTGCCGAAGTAAAACTGCGCGATCAATACCGACAGTGGACATTAAAAGCAATAGCCAACGCGGTAAATCCGCAGGCTAACGACTATTTGGAATGGAGCGGCGGGCAGCCCTTGGTTGATGCCTCGTTTATGGCCCTGGGCCTGATCCGGGCACCATGGCTTTGGGAGCACCTGGATGGCCAAACCAAAAAGAATGTTGTTGAAGTGATGAAAACAACCCGTGCAACGGTGCCGGTATATTCTAACTGGATTTTGTTTTCGGGGATGATAGAGGCTTTTTTCTGTAAATATGATCTGGGTGATGATCCGGTGCGCACCGAGTATGGTATCCGTGAATTTACCGAACATTGGTATGTGGGCGATGGTATGTATTCTGATGGGATGAATTTTCATCTGGATTATTACAACAGCATTGTGATACAGCCTTATCTCAGCACCATTTTACAGGTTGAAGCAGAGAAGAAAGATAAGTACAAAGCACAGGCAGAGAAAGCTAAAAAGATAGAGCAGCGTTACGCGCAAATACTGGAACGTTTAATTAATGCCGATGGCAGTTACCCGGCAACCGGTCGCTCCATAGTTTACAGGGGTGGCGTTTTTCATCACCTGGCCAATGTGGCGTTTAACAGGCAACTGCCCGCTTCACTACCGCCTGCCCAGGTGCGCTGTGCTTTGACTGCCATGATTAAAAAAACGCTCGAAGCACCATCTACATTTACGAAAGATGGCTGGTTGAATATCGGCCTGTATGGAAAGCAGCCCGGTCTTGCCGATTTTTATATCACCACCGGCAGCCTTTACCTGTGTACCGACGCCTTTTTGCCCTTAGGTTTACCTGAAACGGATGAGTTTTGGAGCGCCTCTTCCTTACCATGGACTGCGGTTAAAATATGGAGCGGACAGGACGTTCCGGCCGATCATGCTTTGGACATCAAATAA
- a CDS encoding family 43 glycosylhydrolase, with translation MMYITYKIKITALSRFLIFVAFVSFSAATSSAQTIDTLKAPAPVLKGLYADPNITAFGKKFYIYPTSDGTVGWMSTSFTCWSSDNLVDWKNEGVILDLPRDLTWAKERAWAPTIATKNNKYYYYYSANVNIGVAVADKPEGPFKDPIGKPLIARGTRGGQMIDPMAFVDDDGTAYLYWGQGQCNIVKLNDDMTSCDTSKIISVKPEGYNEGPFMIKRKGIYYLMWSEYDTRDPRYSIAYATSTSPLGPFKKAIGHPVLKGKGVVKGAGHHSVVQVPGTDDWYIAYHRFAIPDGNGYNRETCVSPMRFDADGNILPVDVFEKLKPVKIKKAKK, from the coding sequence ATGATGTACATAACTTATAAGATTAAAATAACCGCACTATCCCGATTTTTAATTTTTGTGGCATTTGTTAGTTTTTCAGCGGCCACTTCATCTGCCCAAACCATTGATACGTTAAAGGCACCGGCACCCGTATTGAAAGGTTTGTATGCCGACCCGAATATCACCGCTTTTGGCAAAAAGTTTTATATCTACCCAACCAGCGATGGTACCGTTGGCTGGATGTCTACAAGTTTTACCTGCTGGTCGTCGGATAATTTGGTGGATTGGAAAAATGAAGGCGTGATTCTTGATTTGCCGCGCGATTTAACCTGGGCTAAAGAAAGGGCCTGGGCCCCAACCATCGCCACAAAAAATAACAAGTATTATTATTACTATTCGGCCAATGTAAATATAGGTGTGGCCGTGGCCGATAAACCGGAAGGCCCGTTTAAAGACCCGATAGGCAAGCCACTTATTGCCAGAGGCACCCGCGGAGGCCAGATGATTGACCCGATGGCTTTTGTTGACGACGATGGTACAGCTTACCTGTACTGGGGGCAGGGGCAATGCAATATTGTTAAACTGAATGATGATATGACATCCTGCGACACCTCGAAAATTATATCGGTTAAGCCCGAGGGGTATAATGAAGGTCCGTTCATGATTAAACGGAAAGGGATTTATTACCTGATGTGGTCGGAATATGATACCCGCGATCCGCGATATTCTATTGCCTATGCTACTTCTACTTCGCCTTTGGGGCCGTTTAAAAAGGCCATTGGTCATCCCGTGTTAAAAGGTAAAGGTGTGGTGAAAGGGGCAGGGCATCATTCGGTAGTACAGGTGCCCGGTACGGATGATTGGTACATCGCTTACCACCGCTTCGCCATTCCGGATGGCAATGGTTATAACCGCGAAACCTGTGTGTCGCCTATGCGTTTTGATGCAGACGGAAATATTTTACCGGTAGATGTTTTTGAAAAACTGAAGCCTGTTAAAATTAAAAAAGCTAAAAAATAA
- a CDS encoding alginate lyase family protein, with translation MKKHEFNYLLVAIASIFIVVLLLANCTKTDSAKQSGTGDGENQKSVKTNATGFVHPGILNTKSSLDFIAGEANNTATQRYQDYTNTVLAYCNSHSPSNAYKSNVVVAGGITTDDEIHFKGDALLCYALALRWAKTGTASYATTVKQILDGWANAFRTMSVSSGNAAQPTLEASWAAPTFTAAAEIIKWYVPANGQGAGWTDAENTQFTTFLNRLKDQYINHVADQHYNNNWDVSAGYAKMAIGIFEDSQTVYQNGLTIIKNMMPLVIAADGSMDNEICGSHNDCTHFQYSLTGFTYAANIAYMQGDQTVYTINNSRLLTGYNYQYGLYHGTVHPSCGQTCSPNGATVWPGIEIADRHYHTTETAYIRDLADPYGLPGGDLGFLGWTTYTHHNVP, from the coding sequence ATGAAGAAGCATGAATTTAATTACCTGCTTGTTGCCATTGCATCTATTTTTATAGTGGTGCTGTTATTGGCAAACTGTACCAAAACCGATAGTGCCAAACAATCGGGCACCGGCGACGGCGAAAACCAAAAGAGTGTAAAAACAAATGCCACGGGTTTTGTACATCCGGGCATTCTGAACACCAAATCCAGTCTTGATTTTATCGCCGGCGAGGCTAATAACACCGCCACCCAGCGCTACCAGGATTACACCAATACGGTACTGGCGTACTGCAACAGCCACTCGCCAAGTAACGCTTACAAAAGCAATGTAGTAGTTGCGGGAGGGATTACGACCGATGACGAGATCCATTTTAAAGGAGATGCATTATTATGCTACGCCCTGGCATTACGTTGGGCAAAAACCGGCACGGCATCGTATGCAACCACAGTAAAACAAATTTTGGATGGCTGGGCAAATGCTTTCCGTACCATGAGCGTGAGCAGCGGCAATGCCGCACAACCTACGCTCGAGGCCTCGTGGGCAGCGCCTACATTTACCGCTGCCGCCGAGATCATTAAATGGTATGTACCCGCCAACGGCCAGGGCGCCGGTTGGACTGATGCCGAAAACACCCAGTTTACCACTTTTTTAAACCGCCTGAAAGACCAGTACATTAACCATGTTGCCGATCAGCATTATAACAACAACTGGGATGTATCTGCCGGATACGCTAAAATGGCTATCGGTATTTTTGAAGATAGCCAAACCGTTTACCAAAACGGGCTAACTATCATCAAAAATATGATGCCGCTGGTTATTGCCGCCGATGGATCGATGGATAATGAAATTTGCGGCAGCCATAATGATTGTACGCATTTTCAATATTCGCTTACCGGCTTTACTTATGCCGCTAACATAGCCTATATGCAGGGCGACCAAACGGTGTATACCATTAACAATTCGCGTTTGCTTACCGGTTATAACTACCAATATGGTTTATACCACGGTACGGTACACCCAAGCTGTGGGCAAACGTGTTCGCCAAATGGTGCAACCGTATGGCCGGGCATTGAAATAGCCGACAGGCACTACCATACCACCGAAACTGCCTATATCCGCGATCTGGCTGACCCTTACGGCTTACCGGGCGGAGACCTTGGCTTTTTAGGCTGGACTACCTATACGCATCATAACGTACCATGA
- a CDS encoding 7TM diverse intracellular signaling domain-containing protein has protein sequence MNKLSYSCFLCLMVSQLQAQQILNINKSVQQYKFTLNEVEYLRDSSNTLSFNDVQKLKFNENRAYYPQNNQRRYTYWFKVKVRFTETTPVNGSIIELFDQTTDNVLAYLPDTAGNYTETASGANLNFQDRLFHHKNFEFLIPDTRKGEYTYYFKVKSHNVVNVIIVYRTIGYFIHYALNEYITYGLFYGMILIFCFHNLLMFLAVKKRQYLYYVFYILSVGLYEMSADGVAFQYLWPGYPALNNYGNGTALYLTSIFALIFSKQLLQVREKAPAINRLINYVLVLRSMYFLYCLFFNKSLFVYKFVEVIPLSLAFAAGVYIYKNGYKPARFFVLAYSILFVGFIVKALSALGYTYFLPAPISYYSLSFCFIIEMVLLSFAIGDQVRILRKEKDAAHQETILQMELNSQLKDSINDELERQVEARTHELLEKQNVLLEQSHIIEKQNHELLKANLLLEQQAGEILRMNVLLEKDNVQLKSSIEKVTESRALSTELDFDEFSAKYPDQEACYKFLSALKWKDGFVCTRCSNTTYCAGRLPHSRRCTKCSYEESALHNTIFQNSRIPINKAFYLTYLIYSTNGTISSHQLSEKLEIRQSTCWTYAIRIKKVLQEKKKSRKKTDLQQGWTVLVM, from the coding sequence TTGAATAAACTTTCATACTCCTGCTTTCTGTGCCTTATGGTATCGCAGCTACAGGCGCAGCAAATATTAAATATCAATAAAAGCGTACAACAATATAAGTTTACGCTAAACGAGGTTGAGTACCTTCGCGACAGCAGCAATACCCTCAGCTTTAATGATGTACAAAAACTAAAATTTAACGAAAACCGGGCTTATTATCCCCAAAACAATCAGCGGCGGTACACCTACTGGTTTAAGGTAAAAGTGCGCTTTACCGAAACAACACCGGTTAATGGCAGTATCATTGAACTATTTGATCAAACTACCGATAATGTGCTCGCCTATCTGCCCGATACCGCCGGTAATTACACGGAAACTGCCTCGGGCGCAAACCTGAATTTCCAGGACAGGCTTTTCCACCATAAAAATTTTGAATTCCTTATTCCCGATACCCGGAAGGGGGAATATACCTACTACTTCAAAGTAAAATCGCACAATGTGGTTAACGTAATTATTGTTTACCGCACCATTGGCTATTTTATTCATTACGCGCTTAACGAATACATTACCTACGGCCTGTTTTATGGCATGATCCTTATTTTTTGCTTTCATAACCTGCTCATGTTCCTGGCAGTTAAAAAGCGGCAGTACCTTTACTACGTTTTTTATATTTTGAGCGTAGGCCTTTATGAAATGAGTGCCGATGGGGTGGCTTTCCAATACCTCTGGCCCGGGTATCCGGCGTTGAACAACTATGGCAACGGCACGGCGCTGTATCTTACCAGCATTTTCGCGCTCATATTCAGTAAGCAACTCTTGCAGGTGAGGGAAAAGGCACCTGCCATCAACAGGCTCATCAACTATGTGCTTGTACTCAGGTCGATGTACTTTTTATATTGCCTGTTTTTCAACAAATCGTTGTTTGTGTACAAGTTTGTTGAGGTGATTCCGCTTTCGCTGGCTTTTGCGGCGGGGGTGTATATTTATAAAAACGGGTATAAGCCTGCACGGTTCTTTGTGCTGGCCTACTCCATTTTGTTTGTGGGCTTTATTGTAAAGGCGCTCAGCGCGCTGGGCTATACCTACTTTCTTCCTGCTCCTATCAGCTATTACAGTCTCAGTTTTTGTTTTATTATTGAGATGGTGCTGTTATCCTTCGCCATTGGCGATCAGGTGCGCATCCTCCGCAAGGAAAAGGATGCTGCCCACCAGGAAACCATTTTACAGATGGAGCTGAACAGCCAGCTAAAAGATTCGATTAATGACGAACTTGAACGCCAGGTAGAAGCCCGCACCCACGAACTGTTAGAAAAACAAAACGTATTGCTGGAGCAAAGCCACATCATCGAAAAACAAAACCACGAACTGCTTAAAGCCAACCTGCTGCTTGAGCAACAAGCCGGCGAAATACTGCGGATGAACGTTTTGCTTGAAAAAGATAATGTACAACTGAAAAGCAGCATCGAAAAGGTAACTGAATCAAGAGCTTTATCAACCGAGCTTGATTTCGACGAGTTTAGTGCCAAGTATCCCGATCAGGAGGCCTGCTACAAATTTTTATCTGCCCTGAAATGGAAGGATGGCTTTGTTTGTACCCGCTGCAGCAATACTACCTATTGCGCGGGCAGGCTGCCTCATAGCCGCAGGTGTACAAAATGCAGCTACGAAGAATCGGCCCTGCATAATACTATTTTTCAAAACAGCCGCATCCCCATTAACAAGGCTTTTTATTTAACCTATCTCATCTACAGCACCAACGGCACCATATCATCACACCAGCTGTCCGAAAAGCTGGAGATTCGCCAAAGCACCTGCTGGACTTATGCCATCCGCATAAAAAAAGTGCTGCAGGAGAAGAAAAAATCAAGAAAAAAGACTGACTTGCAACAAGGATGGACTGTGCTGGTGATGTGA
- a CDS encoding SusC/RagA family TonB-linked outer membrane protein yields MKKKFTLIFVLLLTLLTQAFAQDVTVKGAVSDNLGQPLPGVTVKNKATNAVTVTDVKGNYSITANSDATLVFTFVGFTTQEQKINGRTTVNVTLADANKQLEEVVVIGYGTRAVKDVTGAISSVRAEKLENEHPASTTDIIRGNIPGISVGLNTSAKGGNTGDLQIRGKASLSGNVQPLIVLDGVIYPGQLADINPNDIERVDVLRDPSALAVYGSQSAGGVVAITTKKGKKTSTQITLNANVGVAQLLQNQKYYTGEGFLNWRADGARSSNTSNPYYYYSNPNKLPDGVTLQQFLNGATGDPTTIWLQRLGLFPNEIANYQAGKVTDWSKLIFRNGFRQDYTASLSGSSETVKYYISGNYVKNQNLIQGGQYSDGRIRVNLEGKAAKFLTIGVNAQFGSRDEGATIQTNTYNNIPMSNQAIDATEADWGQIINSSPYGDVYNADGSLRRIDTDDSGLNQRNPFLGQRYNQNVAVQNTLFSVIFARLDLPFGIKYTVNYAPDLEWYRNFFYRPVANPNELSGGTASRSQESRYRYNLDNILSWNKTFGIHNFDATFLLNKERFQSWTTTASNSQLTPTDILGYHNIAAGNLPVLGSSDVVYAGDAIMGRINYTLLNRYIVTATIRRDGFSAFGLAHPREVYPSAAVAWIFSDEPFMKGDAFKWLDYGKLRFSYGANGNRTSTFNPDPSISLAVLGGVKYPTANNSGTITNTNGIYVATLQNAQLKWERTVGPNIGLDFTVLHNRLSGSIDVYDRKTTDLLVKRSILDLQGYNSSGDLVGGSNNSNPFTNIGQVKNRGFEISLDGKIIQSQNFKWSASGTFFLNRNKIVHLYGAFPVTDANGVTTNVEKDDIGNGWFIGHDINAVWDYKILGTWKTEEATDAAKYGAKPGDFKLQDVDGDFKFTNADKQFLGSTNPKFSWSLRNDFNFLGHFDVSFLLVSNIGQLKQYNQALNNPGSVGFARMNSYVLPYWTPDNQINDYARLNSGSSGTTINVWRKNSFVRLQTASIGYTFSKELLKRVGITSAKFFVNASNAAVFSSWPLWDPQNNGPTPRYLSAGFNVVF; encoded by the coding sequence ATGAAGAAAAAATTTACACTGATTTTTGTTTTACTGCTAACCCTGCTTACGCAAGCATTCGCCCAGGATGTTACTGTAAAAGGTGCTGTTAGCGATAACCTGGGCCAGCCATTGCCTGGGGTAACCGTAAAAAACAAAGCAACAAACGCTGTTACGGTTACAGATGTAAAAGGCAACTACTCAATTACTGCCAATAGTGATGCTACGCTGGTATTCACCTTTGTAGGTTTTACCACGCAGGAGCAAAAAATTAACGGTCGTACCACCGTTAACGTTACCCTTGCTGATGCCAATAAACAACTGGAAGAAGTTGTAGTTATCGGTTACGGTACCCGCGCCGTTAAAGACGTTACCGGCGCTATCAGCAGCGTTAGAGCCGAAAAACTGGAAAACGAACACCCTGCCAGCACTACCGATATTATCAGGGGCAATATCCCCGGTATTTCGGTTGGCTTAAACACTTCTGCAAAAGGCGGAAACACCGGCGATTTGCAGATCAGGGGTAAAGCCTCGCTATCGGGCAACGTGCAGCCATTGATAGTTTTAGACGGAGTTATTTATCCAGGCCAGCTGGCTGATATCAACCCCAATGATATTGAACGTGTTGACGTGTTGCGCGATCCGAGCGCACTTGCCGTTTACGGTTCGCAATCGGCCGGCGGTGTTGTTGCCATCACTACCAAAAAAGGTAAAAAAACAAGCACGCAAATTACCTTAAACGCCAACGTTGGTGTAGCTCAGTTACTTCAAAATCAAAAATATTATACCGGCGAAGGCTTCCTTAACTGGCGTGCCGATGGTGCCCGCAGCTCCAACACTTCAAACCCCTATTACTATTACAGCAACCCTAACAAACTGCCTGATGGTGTAACCCTTCAGCAGTTTTTAAACGGTGCTACCGGCGATCCTACAACAATCTGGTTACAGCGCCTGGGTTTATTCCCTAACGAGATTGCCAACTACCAGGCCGGTAAAGTAACCGATTGGTCGAAACTGATTTTCCGCAACGGCTTCCGCCAGGATTATACTGCCAGTCTTTCGGGCAGCTCAGAAACTGTTAAATATTATATATCAGGCAACTATGTAAAAAACCAAAACCTGATACAGGGAGGCCAGTACAGCGATGGCCGCATACGCGTGAATCTTGAGGGTAAAGCCGCCAAATTTTTAACCATCGGTGTAAATGCACAATTTGGAAGCCGCGACGAAGGTGCTACCATACAAACCAACACCTACAATAACATCCCGATGAGCAACCAGGCTATCGATGCTACCGAAGCCGACTGGGGCCAGATCATCAACTCATCACCCTACGGCGATGTTTACAACGCCGATGGCTCATTACGCCGTATTGATACTGATGATAGCGGATTAAATCAGCGTAACCCTTTTTTGGGCCAACGTTATAACCAGAACGTGGCAGTTCAAAACACCTTGTTTTCGGTAATATTTGCCCGTTTAGATCTTCCGTTCGGCATTAAATACACGGTGAATTATGCTCCTGATTTGGAATGGTACCGAAACTTCTTTTACCGTCCGGTAGCCAACCCTAACGAGCTTTCGGGCGGTACAGCCTCACGCTCGCAGGAAAGCCGCTACCGTTATAACCTTGATAACATTTTAAGCTGGAACAAGACTTTTGGCATCCACAATTTTGATGCAACCTTCCTGCTTAATAAAGAAAGATTTCAAAGCTGGACAACTACCGCATCAAACAGCCAGTTAACCCCAACTGATATTTTGGGTTACCATAACATTGCTGCGGGCAACTTGCCGGTTCTGGGTAGTTCAGACGTTGTTTACGCCGGCGATGCTATTATGGGCAGGATTAACTACACCCTGCTTAACCGTTATATTGTTACAGCCACTATCCGTCGCGATGGTTTCTCGGCATTTGGCTTAGCACACCCACGCGAAGTATACCCATCTGCCGCGGTGGCCTGGATCTTCAGCGATGAACCGTTTATGAAGGGCGATGCCTTTAAATGGCTTGATTATGGTAAACTACGCTTTAGCTATGGTGCCAATGGTAACCGTACCTCTACGTTCAATCCCGATCCGTCGATATCATTGGCTGTATTGGGTGGGGTAAAATATCCAACGGCTAACAACTCGGGCACAATTACCAACACTAACGGCATTTATGTAGCCACTTTACAAAATGCCCAGCTTAAATGGGAACGTACCGTAGGCCCTAACATCGGTTTGGATTTCACGGTGCTCCATAACAGGTTAAGCGGTTCGATAGATGTTTACGACCGTAAAACAACCGACCTGCTGGTTAAACGCAGTATCCTTGATTTACAGGGCTACAACTCATCGGGAGATTTAGTGGGCGGCAGCAACAACTCCAACCCATTCACCAATATCGGCCAGGTAAAAAACCGTGGGTTTGAAATCTCGTTAGATGGCAAGATCATCCAAAGCCAAAACTTTAAATGGAGCGCAAGCGGAACTTTCTTCCTTAACCGCAACAAAATTGTTCACCTGTACGGCGCTTTCCCGGTTACCGATGCTAATGGTGTTACAACTAATGTAGAGAAAGACGATATCGGTAACGGCTGGTTCATCGGCCATGACATCAACGCTGTTTGGGATTATAAAATACTGGGCACCTGGAAAACCGAAGAAGCTACAGACGCTGCCAAATACGGCGCAAAACCCGGCGACTTTAAACTACAGGATGTTGACGGCGACTTTAAATTCACCAATGCCGATAAGCAGTTTTTGGGTTCAACCAATCCAAAATTCAGCTGGTCGTTACGTAACGATTTCAATTTCCTTGGGCATTTTGATGTATCGTTCCTGCTGGTATCTAACATCGGCCAGTTAAAACAATACAACCAAGCTTTAAACAACCCCGGTAGTGTAGGCTTCGCCCGTATGAACTCATACGTACTGCCATACTGGACACCTGATAACCAGATTAACGATTATGCACGCTTAAACTCTGGCTCATCGGGCACTACCATTAACGTTTGGCGCAAAAACTCATTTGTGAGGCTGCAAACAGCTTCAATTGGATACACTTTCAGCAAAGAGTTGCTGAAACGTGTGGGCATCACAAGCGCCAAATTCTTTGTTAATGCAAGCAACGCCGCCGTGTTTTCAAGCTGGCCGCTTTGGGATCCGCAAAATAACGGTCCAACACCTCGTTACCTGTCGGCCGGTTTCAATGTAGTTTTTTAA
- a CDS encoding RagB/SusD family nutrient uptake outer membrane protein, protein MNKINKNIMAAALTAATIFINAGCTKRADLYPQAPSKFTPDVTYTSPAAFKAALATLNVSVRFEYFGDSAPLLTESIFTDAAVEGTTDKTTPAQDLNARITPTANLNSDDYNKIGRYWSSWYQGIHDCNVILSRLDNIKWPSDADKNLVKAAALFHRAYRYYRLVHEFGDVPLLLKEETAVNTGYFTTQRIVILKQMKTDLEFAVSNLTDANAKGDISKGGAAHLLAKVDLALGLFDDAIAAANIAINGPYHLMTGRFGIVANDATRNVIWDLHRPENKALGSNAEALYVVLDRETLDGATPNGSQVMRNCVPMWHNGTILTPGALKPGISDKVTEEFPLTLWYGRGIGRLRGTPYATKYIWTDTTDLRHSHGNWMDMTDLVYNSPAIKTSDPSWYGKHLEQYTAANVNQRFLNGAKDTIRAWFGWPHYKVFIGSGPIALDKWWSPPRGTNTDWYVFRLAETYLLRAEAYVWKGQTALAMADINQVRARAKAALLTDPAAVNIGTILDERQRELYWEEPRKTELTRIAYIFAQTGIQAYNGKTYNVANFSTNNFFYDRIMEKNDFYKNPNVVTNSGNHFTISPYHVLWPIPQSEIDLNVNGHINQSKGYSGSETNIPPLDKVVP, encoded by the coding sequence ATGAATAAGATAAATAAAAACATCATGGCGGCGGCTTTAACAGCAGCAACCATATTTATAAACGCAGGCTGTACCAAACGGGCCGATCTGTACCCGCAGGCACCATCCAAATTTACGCCCGACGTAACCTATACTTCACCTGCAGCATTTAAAGCAGCTTTGGCTACGCTGAACGTGAGCGTGAGGTTTGAATATTTTGGCGACTCGGCCCCGCTGCTTACCGAATCGATATTTACCGATGCGGCTGTGGAGGGCACTACCGATAAAACAACACCTGCACAGGATTTAAATGCGCGTATCACCCCTACCGCCAACCTTAACAGCGACGACTATAACAAGATAGGCCGCTATTGGAGTTCATGGTACCAGGGCATTCATGATTGTAACGTTATCTTGTCGAGGTTGGATAACATCAAATGGCCGTCCGACGCGGATAAAAACCTGGTGAAAGCCGCCGCGCTGTTTCACCGGGCATACCGTTACTATCGTTTGGTGCATGAGTTTGGCGATGTACCATTGCTGCTTAAAGAAGAAACCGCAGTAAATACAGGCTACTTCACCACGCAGCGCATCGTGATACTTAAGCAAATGAAAACCGATCTGGAGTTTGCCGTATCCAACTTAACCGATGCAAATGCCAAAGGCGATATTTCTAAAGGTGGTGCCGCTCACCTTTTAGCTAAAGTTGATCTGGCACTTGGCTTGTTTGACGATGCCATCGCGGCTGCAAACATCGCCATCAATGGGCCCTATCACCTCATGACCGGCCGCTTTGGTATTGTAGCCAATGATGCAACCCGCAATGTGATCTGGGATTTGCATCGGCCAGAAAACAAAGCTTTAGGCTCAAACGCCGAAGCATTGTACGTGGTACTTGATCGCGAAACCCTTGACGGTGCTACACCAAACGGATCGCAGGTGATGAGGAATTGTGTGCCGATGTGGCATAACGGTACCATCCTTACCCCGGGTGCCTTGAAACCGGGTATCTCGGATAAGGTTACCGAAGAGTTTCCGCTTACGCTTTGGTATGGCCGCGGTATTGGCCGCTTACGTGGTACGCCTTACGCTACCAAATACATCTGGACAGATACCACCGATTTACGCCACTCGCACGGCAACTGGATGGACATGACCGACCTGGTTTACAACAGCCCGGCCATCAAAACTTCCGACCCGTCCTGGTACGGTAAACACCTGGAACAATACACTGCTGCCAATGTAAACCAGCGCTTTTTAAATGGCGCCAAAGATACCATCCGTGCCTGGTTTGGCTGGCCGCATTACAAAGTGTTTATCGGCTCGGGCCCTATTGCGCTTGATAAATGGTGGAGCCCGCCGCGCGGTACCAATACCGATTGGTATGTATTCCGCTTAGCCGAAACTTATCTGCTGCGTGCCGAAGCTTACGTTTGGAAAGGCCAGACAGCCTTAGCCATGGCCGATATTAACCAGGTGCGGGCCCGCGCCAAAGCTGCGCTGTTAACAGATCCGGCGGCAGTAAATATCGGTACCATACTGGATGAGCGCCAACGCGAGCTTTACTGGGAAGAACCGCGTAAAACCGAGCTTACCCGTATTGCCTACATCTTTGCGCAAACCGGTATCCAGGCTTACAATGGCAAAACCTACAATGTGGCCAACTTCTCAACCAATAACTTCTTTTACGACAGGATTATGGAGAAGAACGATTTTTATAAAAACCCTAACGTTGTAACCAACTCGGGCAATCACTTCACCATATCGCCGTACCACGTTTTATGGCCTATCCCGCAAAGCGAGATCGACCTGAACGTGAATGGGCATATTAACCAAAGCAAGGGATATTCGGGTTCAGAAACCAATATACCACCGCTTGATAAAGTAGTACCTTAA